From the genome of Desulfobaculum xiamenense, one region includes:
- the cysS gene encoding cysteine--tRNA ligase: MQLYNTMTRQKEEFTPLRDNHVRMYACGITAYDYCHIGHARSAVVFDVLVRHLRHLGYDVVFARNFTDVDDKIINRANENGEDPMALALRFIAAFHEDMDRLNVLRADIEPKATEHIDEMLALTSKLIETGHAYATPSGDVYFRVRSFDAYGKLSGRDVDEMRSGARVQPGDEKEDPLDFALWKAAKPGEPTWDSPWGPGRPGWHLECSAMSDKHLQLPFDIHGGGQDLIFPHHENEIAQSEAATATEMARFWVHNGFVQVNSEKMSKSLGNFSTIRDILESYLPETLRYFLLTKHYRSPIDFTPDNMLESEKNLKRIYTARCEIRAALTREKWSGAQLPAEITEELAHIEAEWTRAMDDDINTAAALGHVFGLVRLAGRVAEDKTMRKSEGARVLWNRVQYLLSSWGTVLGVFNQDPDEFLAALRTMKIRRNRIDLSQVEELLARRAKARADKDFATSDAVRDELAAMDIEVKDTPAGQEWDVI, from the coding sequence ATGCAGCTCTACAATACGATGACCCGCCAGAAGGAAGAGTTCACACCGCTCAGGGACAACCATGTCCGCATGTACGCCTGCGGCATAACCGCCTACGACTACTGTCACATCGGTCATGCCCGATCCGCCGTGGTCTTCGACGTGCTCGTGCGCCACCTCCGCCATCTCGGCTACGATGTCGTCTTCGCCCGCAACTTCACTGACGTGGACGACAAGATCATCAACCGCGCCAACGAGAACGGCGAAGACCCCATGGCCCTCGCCCTGCGCTTCATTGCCGCGTTCCACGAGGACATGGACCGGCTGAACGTCCTGCGCGCCGACATCGAACCCAAGGCCACCGAGCATATCGACGAAATGCTCGCCCTGACCTCGAAGCTCATCGAGACCGGCCACGCCTACGCCACGCCCTCCGGCGACGTGTACTTCCGCGTGCGGTCCTTCGACGCCTACGGCAAGCTCTCCGGCCGCGACGTGGACGAGATGCGCTCCGGCGCACGTGTGCAGCCCGGCGACGAGAAGGAAGACCCGCTGGACTTCGCCCTGTGGAAAGCCGCCAAACCCGGCGAACCCACGTGGGACAGCCCGTGGGGCCCCGGACGCCCCGGCTGGCACCTCGAATGCTCCGCCATGAGCGACAAGCACCTCCAGCTTCCCTTCGACATTCACGGCGGTGGGCAGGACCTCATCTTCCCGCACCACGAGAACGAAATCGCCCAGTCCGAGGCCGCCACGGCTACTGAAATGGCCCGCTTCTGGGTGCACAACGGCTTTGTGCAGGTCAACTCCGAGAAGATGTCCAAGTCGCTTGGCAACTTCTCCACCATCCGCGACATTCTGGAGTCCTACCTGCCCGAGACGCTGCGCTACTTCCTGCTGACCAAGCACTACCGCAGCCCCATCGATTTCACGCCCGACAACATGCTTGAGTCCGAAAAGAACCTCAAGCGCATCTACACCGCCCGCTGCGAAATCCGCGCGGCCCTCACCCGCGAGAAGTGGTCCGGTGCGCAGTTGCCCGCTGAGATCACCGAGGAACTGGCGCACATCGAAGCCGAATGGACCCGCGCCATGGATGACGACATCAACACGGCAGCCGCGCTTGGCCATGTGTTCGGTCTCGTCCGCCTTGCCGGTCGCGTGGCCGAGGACAAGACCATGCGCAAAAGCGAAGGCGCGCGTGTTCTGTGGAATCGCGTCCAGTATTTGCTGTCCTCGTGGGGCACGGTGCTCGGCGTGTTCAATCAGGACCCGGACGAATTCCTCGCCGCGCTTCGCACCATGAAGATTCGCCGCAACAGGATTGACCTCAGTCAGGTCGAGGAACTGCTCGCTCGCCGCGCCAAGGCCCGGGCGGACAAGGATTTCGCCACCTCCGACGCCGTGCGCGACGAACTCGCCGCCATGGACATCGAGGTGAAGGACACCCCCGCCGGGCAGGAATGGGACGTCATCTAA
- a CDS encoding response regulator — protein MPRYFPPHYDTDEKGNPVGFAIDVMNAIAKRAGLTVHYSVYDNWDLAQTALKTGQAQVIPNMGITSRRSEYAEFTSPLETFEISYFIRASAPDINTLEDLEGRRIGTVQANVGHSIVSSSPAFVEVMTDDLRDLVLLLLSGQVDAIIYPAPLVWRMARMLGIEDRIASLEPPAMEVKRAMAVARGNTALLVALDREVRHFVTEDEFEHIYVKWYGRKTPYWSAQRILLISGGLIFLTAMTLLLWRYRSVCAINRKLVQSMAERDAAQKALALREHQYSLVAQNLMEGIWVVDKQDSTIFVNSRMAEMLGLDESRLLSTKLQAFLPEDERLPAKERLQALREGHGGTYDVELRRADGTIFPTRLVTAPIQNETGEYDGTLACVLDMSETVKRMKELRVAQTTLSAASRTQSEFLAMMSHEIRTPLNGLLSMLQLLDKTRLDKEQRGFVDNALRAGRGLITLLNDVLDISRLAPDTLTVRSEPLSIAETLKTVVDSFAPEATTKGLTLGWDMAPNIPDRVYGDAQKLRQVLFNLLGNAIKFTERGGVVIMANALPYRPNQRLVIHIFVADTGIGFSENRLETSFDLQEGSSPEHCLGLGIVKRMISLMGGTLSVESAETQGTTVHFTFQVDIPAAPPYEVIEDVPAVMPEILPCILVAEDDRLSRIALERFLTHLGYPFRSVTTGKEVLDLLAQEEFGCILMDVQMPVLDGLQTTRIIRERLDLGDKAQIPIVALTAFAMEGDRDRFIAAGMNDYLPKPVELEELERLLANIAAANGTFPVEN, from the coding sequence GTGCCGAGATATTTCCCACCCCACTATGACACGGACGAAAAGGGCAACCCCGTCGGCTTCGCCATCGACGTCATGAATGCCATAGCGAAACGGGCAGGTCTGACCGTCCACTACAGCGTCTACGACAACTGGGACCTCGCCCAGACGGCCCTCAAGACAGGACAGGCGCAGGTCATTCCGAACATGGGCATCACGAGCCGTCGCTCCGAGTACGCCGAATTCACCTCGCCCCTCGAAACCTTCGAAATCTCATATTTCATCCGCGCCTCCGCGCCAGACATCAACACGCTGGAGGACCTCGAAGGCAGACGTATAGGCACGGTTCAAGCCAACGTCGGGCACTCCATCGTCTCGTCCAGCCCCGCGTTCGTCGAAGTGATGACGGATGACCTGCGCGATCTCGTCCTTCTGCTGCTTTCTGGGCAGGTGGACGCGATCATCTATCCGGCCCCCCTCGTATGGCGCATGGCCCGCATGCTCGGCATCGAGGACCGCATCGCCTCGCTTGAACCTCCCGCCATGGAAGTCAAACGCGCCATGGCAGTGGCCCGTGGAAACACCGCGCTGCTCGTCGCGCTGGACCGCGAGGTGCGCCACTTCGTCACCGAGGACGAATTCGAGCACATCTACGTGAAATGGTATGGAAGAAAAACTCCCTACTGGTCCGCCCAGCGCATCCTACTCATCTCGGGCGGGCTGATCTTCCTCACGGCGATGACGCTACTCCTGTGGCGCTATCGCTCCGTCTGCGCCATCAACAGAAAACTCGTCCAGAGCATGGCCGAACGCGACGCCGCGCAAAAGGCACTGGCGCTTCGCGAGCACCAGTACAGCCTCGTCGCCCAAAACCTCATGGAAGGAATCTGGGTTGTGGACAAGCAGGACAGCACCATATTCGTCAATTCACGCATGGCCGAAATGCTCGGCCTCGACGAATCGCGACTTCTCTCTACCAAACTGCAGGCCTTTCTGCCCGAAGACGAAAGGCTACCAGCCAAGGAGCGCCTGCAAGCCCTACGCGAAGGCCACGGCGGCACATACGATGTGGAATTGCGCAGGGCGGACGGCACCATCTTCCCCACGCGGCTCGTCACCGCGCCGATCCAAAACGAAACGGGCGAGTATGACGGAACGCTTGCCTGTGTGCTCGACATGTCCGAAACCGTAAAGCGTATGAAGGAATTGCGCGTAGCCCAAACGACGTTATCTGCCGCCAGCCGCACGCAATCCGAATTCCTCGCCATGATGAGCCACGAAATCCGCACCCCCCTCAACGGGCTATTGAGCATGCTCCAACTGCTCGACAAGACACGCCTGGACAAGGAACAGCGCGGCTTCGTCGACAACGCCTTGCGTGCCGGGCGTGGACTCATCACCCTGCTCAACGACGTGCTCGACATTTCGCGCCTCGCTCCCGACACGCTCACCGTCCGCTCGGAACCTCTGTCCATTGCGGAAACGCTAAAGACCGTCGTGGACAGCTTCGCACCCGAAGCCACAACCAAAGGCCTTACGCTCGGTTGGGACATGGCTCCCAACATACCGGACCGGGTGTACGGCGATGCGCAGAAACTCCGGCAGGTCCTGTTCAATCTTCTGGGAAACGCCATCAAATTCACGGAGCGCGGAGGGGTGGTCATCATGGCCAACGCGCTACCCTATCGCCCGAATCAGCGGCTCGTAATCCATATCTTCGTGGCGGACACAGGCATAGGATTCAGCGAAAATCGCCTTGAGACCAGCTTTGATCTTCAGGAAGGCTCATCTCCAGAGCACTGCCTCGGGCTTGGGATCGTAAAGCGCATGATCAGTCTAATGGGCGGAACGCTGTCCGTGGAATCGGCCGAAACGCAGGGAACCACTGTCCATTTCACGTTCCAGGTCGATATTCCGGCCGCCCCGCCGTACGAGGTCATTGAGGACGTCCCGGCCGTCATGCCCGAGATTCTCCCCTGCATCCTCGTGGCCGAGGACGATAGGCTCAGCCGCATCGCGCTGGAGCGATTCCTGACACACCTTGGCTACCCGTTCCGCAGCGTGACCACGGGAAAGGAAGTTCTGGACCTGTTGGCGCAGGAAGAATTCGGTTGCATCCTGATGGACGTTCAGATGCCGGTGCTTGATGGGCTTCAGACGACACGGATCATTCGGGAGCGGCTCGACCTGGGCGACAAGGCGCAAATCCCCATCGTCGCCCTCACGGCGTTTGCCATGGAAGGCGACAGGGACCGCTTCATCGCGGCTGGCATGAACGACTATCTGCCCAAACCCGTCGAACTGGAAGAACTGGAAAGACTGCTCGCGAACATCGCCGCGGCAAATGGGACATTCCCGGTGGAAAACTAA
- the radA gene encoding DNA repair protein RadA, producing the protein MKKKSVYVCSECGSVSPRWQGQCPHCGMWNCLAEQTAPRKAGTARQAAAGAIHAPVALADFSEERAVPYSSGLDALDQVLGKGLMPGGVVLLAGDPGIGKSTLLLQLAASISRSGRRALYLSAEESLGQVHARAKRLVASPPDLLALSTTRLEDALAAIGGPDRPDLMIVDSVQTLSSDDVEGLPGSVSQVRAVSTSLIEAAKSNGATLILVGHVTKDGQIAGPKLLEHMVDTVLSLEGDRRHLYRILRVMKNRFGPSHEMVVFEMRGSGMEVVHDPSTFFLQDRNPGLSGTALVMAIDGQRPFAVEVQALVSKSFLAIPRRTALGFDANRLHLLLAVLEKRLRLNLSQVDIYTKIGGGLKMTDPGLDAGIVAAVLSSFYDRALPEGAVVWGEVDLNGQIRPVTSHDIRLKQAQRLGYGPIVGPASGGRGARTIVDLQTSLFGKG; encoded by the coding sequence ATGAAGAAGAAAAGCGTCTACGTCTGTTCCGAGTGCGGGAGCGTTTCTCCGCGCTGGCAGGGGCAGTGCCCGCACTGCGGCATGTGGAATTGCCTGGCGGAGCAGACCGCTCCGCGCAAGGCCGGTACCGCGCGGCAGGCCGCAGCGGGAGCCATTCATGCGCCGGTCGCCCTTGCGGATTTTTCCGAGGAGCGCGCGGTGCCGTATTCCAGTGGGCTCGACGCGCTGGATCAGGTGCTCGGTAAGGGACTCATGCCCGGTGGCGTCGTGCTGCTTGCGGGCGATCCCGGCATCGGCAAGTCCACGCTTCTGCTCCAGCTCGCGGCGAGCATCAGCCGTAGCGGCAGGCGAGCGCTTTATCTTTCCGCCGAGGAATCCCTCGGTCAGGTCCATGCCCGCGCGAAGCGTCTGGTGGCGTCTCCGCCCGATTTGCTGGCCCTTTCCACCACACGGCTCGAAGACGCGCTGGCCGCCATCGGCGGTCCGGATCGTCCTGATCTCATGATCGTGGACTCCGTGCAGACCTTGTCCTCCGATGACGTCGAAGGCCTTCCCGGCAGCGTCAGTCAGGTGCGCGCGGTTTCGACGTCGCTCATCGAGGCGGCCAAGAGCAACGGCGCAACGCTCATCCTTGTCGGCCATGTCACCAAGGACGGCCAGATTGCTGGCCCGAAGCTCCTCGAACACATGGTGGACACGGTGCTGTCTCTCGAAGGCGACAGGCGGCATCTGTACCGCATCCTGCGCGTCATGAAGAACCGCTTCGGCCCGAGTCACGAGATGGTGGTCTTCGAGATGCGCGGTTCCGGCATGGAGGTCGTGCATGATCCGTCCACGTTCTTCCTTCAGGATCGCAACCCCGGCCTGTCCGGCACGGCGCTGGTCATGGCCATCGACGGGCAGCGTCCCTTCGCGGTGGAAGTGCAGGCGCTGGTCAGCAAGTCGTTTCTGGCCATTCCGCGCCGCACGGCCCTAGGATTCGATGCCAACCGGCTGCATCTGCTGCTGGCCGTGCTCGAAAAGCGTCTGCGGCTCAATCTGTCGCAGGTGGACATCTACACCAAGATCGGCGGGGGACTGAAGATGACGGACCCCGGCCTCGATGCGGGCATCGTGGCCGCCGTGCTGTCGTCCTTCTACGACAGGGCGTTGCCGGAGGGGGCTGTGGTCTGGGGCGAGGTGGATTTGAACGGGCAGATTCGCCCGGTCACCAGTCATGACATTCGGCTCAAGCAGGCGCAGCGCCTCGGGTACGGTCCCATTGTCGGGCCTGCCTCGGGCGGGCGCGGGGCGCGCACCATCGTCGATCTCCAGACGAGTCTCTTCGGGAAGGGGTAG
- a CDS encoding DUF3426 domain-containing protein: MVVECPNCHTTYNLDEQFATAGRKVRCTVCENIFTLSPTSAPPKAGKSEAPSEKPSARKDAAREEESFEGLGSLSFDIDEGAKPAKGGRAKTVAIVLMIFALLAGGSYAGLRFLAPQYLPAFLGGKAAMEEIAMEQAEQMEEMVKRISLESIRQYYVDNEKAGRIFVIEGRAINGFEVPKELVEVEASLFDDKNAVLDSRRLLCGNTLSLFQLQVLDQAEIEKALTDEAGVGSNNVNLQPGQEAPFMFVFFSPSDAVSEFVVKVVAVQSVDM, translated from the coding sequence ATGGTCGTAGAATGCCCGAATTGCCACACGACGTACAATCTCGATGAACAGTTCGCGACAGCGGGCCGCAAGGTGCGTTGTACCGTCTGCGAGAATATCTTCACCCTGTCGCCCACGTCCGCCCCGCCAAAGGCGGGCAAGTCCGAAGCACCGTCCGAAAAGCCTTCCGCTCGCAAGGATGCCGCGCGAGAGGAGGAATCCTTCGAAGGCCTCGGCAGCCTGTCCTTTGATATCGATGAGGGCGCAAAGCCCGCCAAGGGCGGTCGTGCGAAGACCGTGGCCATCGTGCTCATGATTTTTGCGCTGCTTGCCGGTGGCAGCTATGCAGGCCTGCGTTTTCTCGCTCCCCAGTATCTCCCCGCGTTTCTGGGCGGCAAGGCTGCCATGGAGGAGATTGCCATGGAGCAGGCCGAGCAGATGGAGGAGATGGTCAAGCGCATCTCCCTTGAAAGCATCCGCCAGTATTATGTGGACAACGAGAAGGCCGGGCGCATCTTCGTCATCGAGGGCCGCGCCATCAACGGTTTCGAGGTTCCCAAGGAGCTTGTCGAGGTCGAGGCCAGCCTGTTCGACGACAAGAACGCCGTGCTCGATTCCCGCCGTCTGCTGTGCGGGAACACCCTGTCCCTGTTCCAGCTTCAGGTTCTGGATCAGGCGGAGATCGAGAAGGCCCTCACCGACGAAGCCGGTGTGGGGTCCAACAACGTGAATCTCCAGCCCGGACAGGAAGCGCCGTTTATGTTCGTGTTCTTTTCGCCTTCCGACGCCGTTTCGGAGTTCGTGGTCAAGGTCGTGGCCGTCCAGTCGGTGGACATGTAG
- the hpt gene encoding hypoxanthine phosphoribosyltransferase, protein MTGKNMKVVITPEEIRERVAVLGREITQRFNGEPLVVVCVLKGGFLFFADLVRTIDLDLELEFVRLASYGRGTESGELVFSKDVETTLKDKNVLIVEDIVDTGHSMDFLLRTFEERKPKALALAALVDKYERREVDVKVDFPGFHIDKGYIVGYGMDFAERFRELGGIYELVE, encoded by the coding sequence ATGACTGGAAAGAACATGAAGGTCGTCATCACTCCCGAGGAAATTCGGGAGAGGGTCGCCGTTCTCGGCCGCGAGATCACCCAGCGCTTCAACGGCGAGCCGCTCGTCGTCGTCTGCGTGCTCAAGGGCGGTTTTCTCTTTTTTGCCGATCTCGTGCGCACCATCGACCTTGACCTTGAGCTTGAGTTCGTCCGTCTGGCCAGCTACGGCCGTGGCACCGAGAGTGGAGAGCTGGTCTTCTCCAAGGATGTGGAGACGACCCTGAAGGACAAGAACGTGCTCATCGTCGAGGACATCGTCGATACCGGGCATTCCATGGATTTCCTGCTGCGCACCTTCGAGGAGCGCAAGCCGAAGGCCCTCGCGTTGGCCGCGCTGGTGGATAAGTATGAACGCCGCGAAGTGGACGTAAAGGTTGACTTTCCGGGTTTCCATATTGATAAAGGGTACATCGTCGGGTATGGAATGGATTTTGCGGAGCGATTCAGGGAGCTTGGCGGAATTTACGAACTCGTCGAGTAG
- a CDS encoding N-acetyltransferase, which yields MSSYIRKAMMQDVKAIHALLMSCASKGQLLPRSLSSLYSHLRDFHVLVDRDDERVLGCCALTIFWADHAEIRSLAVVEELKGRGFGRKLVESCLSEAVTLGVYKVFTLTYVSGFFARLGFEEVEKDVLPQKVWTDCLNCPKFPDCDETAMLLVM from the coding sequence ATGAGTTCATACATTCGCAAGGCAATGATGCAGGACGTGAAGGCCATTCACGCCCTGCTCATGTCGTGTGCCTCCAAGGGACAACTGCTGCCCCGTTCGCTGAGTTCCCTGTATTCGCATCTGCGGGATTTCCATGTGCTGGTGGACCGGGACGACGAGCGCGTGCTCGGATGCTGCGCGCTGACCATCTTCTGGGCCGACCATGCCGAAATCCGCTCGCTTGCCGTGGTCGAGGAGTTGAAGGGACGGGGCTTCGGGCGCAAGCTCGTGGAGTCCTGCCTGTCCGAGGCCGTGACGCTTGGGGTTTACAAGGTCTTCACTCTCACGTATGTGAGCGGCTTTTTCGCGAGGCTCGGATTCGAGGAAGTCGAAAAGGACGTTTTGCCGCAGAAGGTGTGGACGGACTGTCTCAATTGTCCCAAGTTCCCCGACTGCGACGAGACGGCCATGCTCCTGGTTATGTGA
- a CDS encoding TlpA family protein disulfide reductase — translation MRKGFVKRLAGGVVLSAALLGFSAPFVVGQAHADAAVAALPGNERDTVAAMDIIRAVGSARGRVVVVNFWATWCPPCRAEIPELRQLRESYSDADLLLLGVSLDDDEKAYAEFLGRTEFNYPVRRADDSVTSFFRIEGIPRIMVYDAAGKLAVNHEGMVTADELSPVVDKLLNRKE, via the coding sequence ATGCGCAAGGGATTTGTGAAGCGGCTTGCCGGAGGGGTGGTGCTTTCAGCGGCGCTCCTCGGCTTTTCCGCTCCTTTTGTCGTCGGACAGGCCCATGCGGATGCCGCAGTTGCGGCACTGCCCGGAAACGAGCGGGACACCGTGGCCGCGATGGATATCATCCGCGCAGTGGGGTCCGCCCGCGGGCGGGTGGTTGTCGTCAATTTCTGGGCTACATGGTGCCCGCCGTGCAGGGCGGAGATTCCCGAACTGCGGCAGCTTCGCGAAAGCTATTCCGACGCGGACCTGCTGCTTTTGGGCGTGTCCCTCGATGACGACGAGAAGGCCTATGCGGAATTTCTCGGCCGGACGGAGTTCAATTATCCCGTCCGCCGAGCTGACGATTCCGTGACCAGTTTTTTCAGGATCGAGGGCATTCCGCGGATCATGGTCTACGATGCGGCGGGCAAACTCGCCGTGAATCATGAGGGCATGGTTACCGCGGACGAACTGTCCCCCGTTGTCGATAAGCTTCTCAACCGGAAAGAGTGA
- a CDS encoding homocysteine S-methyltransferase family protein: MPDFRRFLKESRMFAFDGGMGTLLQARGLKPGQSPEAFGLANPDIVADIHREYINAGARVVTTNTFGGTDFKLDAGLEVVSFNREMTAVARQAAGDRAFVAGDIGPTGKFCRPLGDVDFRDLVEAFKRQIRGLSEGGADLLIIETQFDLAECRAAVIAAREVCDLPVAVSMTFEDGVSLTGTRPLTFIDTMQNLGVELIGTNCSAGPEGMLEVVRAMLPRLSTPFFAQPNAGLPELEDGRTVFRLDPETFAEQIKPFVALGAKAIGGCCGTTPEHIRCASKVFEDVAWSLPEPPERDCLVLTSRAQSVAVSPHRRSKVIGERINPTGKKQLTAELQAGQFSEAFRFAKEQLACGAHILDVNVGAPMVREETLLPDLVSALVSRVQAPLCLDSTNADAIRAALDVYPGSPLVNSISGEPGRMQALGPLCKHYGAPFIMLPLLGRKLPVTASDRLAVIESLLREADDLGVPRRLIMVDALVLTVSSKPESAKACLEVIRHCRDEWNLATVCGLSNISFGLPARELLNASFLVMGMTQGLSAFIANPGSNRLMESLSSSEVLLARDPQARDFVAGYAEWKPTGGPLPGRDSHLAGAAAPVETPGQAVIAGAAEKVVELVEAELAKGRDPFEIVDSDLIPAITEVGEKYERKEYFLPQLLQSAETMQLAFEHLRPHLEAVSGGKERVKVVMATVEGDIHDIGKNIVILMLRNNGFEVIDLGKDVPAERIVETARRENAAVIGLSALMTTTMVRMEETVNLVREQGLNCKVMVGGAVVTQDYADRIGADGYSRDAVDAVKVAKALSGAVAESRGA; encoded by the coding sequence TTGCCTGATTTTCGCCGTTTCCTCAAGGAAAGCCGCATGTTCGCCTTCGATGGCGGCATGGGGACGCTTCTGCAGGCCCGGGGACTGAAGCCCGGCCAGTCACCCGAAGCGTTCGGCCTCGCCAATCCCGATATCGTTGCCGACATTCATCGTGAATACATAAACGCCGGAGCGCGTGTTGTCACCACCAATACCTTCGGTGGTACGGATTTCAAGCTCGACGCCGGTCTGGAAGTCGTCTCCTTCAACCGCGAGATGACCGCCGTGGCCCGGCAGGCCGCCGGAGACCGCGCCTTCGTCGCGGGTGACATCGGCCCCACCGGAAAGTTCTGTCGTCCGCTTGGCGACGTGGACTTCCGCGACCTCGTCGAGGCCTTCAAGCGGCAGATTCGCGGCCTGAGCGAAGGCGGAGCGGACCTGCTCATCATCGAGACGCAGTTCGACCTCGCCGAATGCAGGGCCGCCGTTATCGCCGCCCGTGAAGTGTGCGACCTGCCCGTGGCCGTGTCCATGACCTTCGAGGATGGCGTCAGCCTGACGGGCACCCGCCCGCTGACCTTCATCGACACCATGCAGAACCTCGGCGTCGAGCTCATCGGCACCAACTGTTCCGCCGGTCCCGAAGGTATGCTTGAGGTGGTGCGCGCCATGCTGCCGCGCCTGTCCACTCCGTTCTTCGCCCAGCCCAACGCCGGCCTGCCCGAGCTTGAGGACGGCCGCACCGTATTCCGGCTGGACCCCGAGACCTTCGCTGAGCAGATAAAGCCTTTCGTGGCGCTTGGGGCCAAGGCCATCGGCGGTTGCTGCGGCACCACGCCGGAGCATATCCGCTGCGCCTCGAAGGTGTTCGAGGACGTGGCGTGGTCGCTGCCCGAACCGCCAGAGCGCGACTGCCTCGTGCTGACCTCGCGCGCGCAGTCCGTGGCCGTGTCGCCGCATCGACGCAGCAAGGTCATCGGCGAGCGCATCAACCCCACGGGCAAGAAGCAGCTCACTGCCGAACTTCAGGCCGGGCAGTTCTCCGAAGCCTTCCGTTTTGCCAAGGAGCAGTTGGCCTGCGGCGCACATATCCTTGATGTGAACGTGGGCGCGCCCATGGTACGCGAGGAAACGCTGCTGCCTGATCTCGTCTCGGCCCTCGTGTCGCGCGTGCAGGCTCCGCTGTGCCTTGATTCCACCAACGCAGACGCCATCCGCGCCGCGCTGGACGTGTATCCCGGCTCACCGCTCGTCAACTCCATTAGTGGCGAACCCGGCCGCATGCAGGCCCTCGGCCCGCTGTGCAAGCACTATGGCGCGCCGTTCATCATGCTGCCGCTTCTGGGCCGTAAGCTGCCCGTGACCGCCTCCGACAGGCTCGCGGTCATCGAGTCGCTCCTGCGCGAGGCCGACGACCTCGGCGTTCCGCGACGGCTCATCATGGTCGACGCGCTGGTGCTGACCGTATCGTCCAAGCCGGAGTCCGCCAAGGCCTGCCTCGAAGTCATCCGCCACTGCCGTGACGAATGGAATCTGGCCACGGTGTGTGGTCTGTCGAACATTTCCTTTGGTCTGCCCGCGCGTGAACTGCTCAACGCCTCGTTCCTCGTGATGGGCATGACGCAGGGCCTTTCGGCCTTCATTGCCAATCCCGGTTCGAATCGTCTCATGGAGAGCCTCTCCTCGTCGGAGGTGCTGCTCGCGCGGGACCCGCAGGCTCGCGATTTCGTGGCCGGTTACGCGGAGTGGAAACCGACCGGCGGTCCGTTGCCGGGACGCGATTCGCACCTCGCCGGTGCGGCCGCGCCCGTGGAAACTCCGGGGCAGGCCGTCATCGCAGGTGCGGCGGAGAAGGTCGTCGAACTTGTGGAGGCCGAGCTCGCCAAGGGCCGCGATCCCTTCGAGATCGTCGATAGCGACCTCATCCCGGCCATCACCGAGGTTGGCGAGAAGTACGAGCGCAAGGAATACTTCCTGCCGCAGCTTCTGCAATCCGCCGAGACCATGCAGCTCGCCTTCGAGCATCTGCGCCCGCACCTTGAGGCCGTTTCGGGTGGCAAGGAACGGGTGAAGGTGGTCATGGCCACGGTGGAGGGCGACATCCACGACATCGGCAAGAACATCGTCATCCTCATGCTGCGCAACAACGGCTTCGAGGTCATCGACCTTGGCAAGGACGTGCCCGCAGAGCGCATCGTGGAGACGGCGCGCCGCGAAAATGCGGCCGTCATCGGCCTGTCCGCGCTCATGACCACCACCATGGTCCGCATGGAGGAGACCGTGAACCTTGTGCGCGAGCAGGGCCTGAATTGCAAGGTCATGGTTGGCGGCGCGGTGGTTACGCAGGATTATGCCGACAGGATCGGCGCGGACGGTTATTCCCGCGACGCTGTGGACGCTGTGAAGGTTGCCAAGGCCTTGAGCGGCGCCGTGGCCGAGAGCCGTGGAGCATGA